In a genomic window of Lycium ferocissimum isolate CSIRO_LF1 chromosome 9, AGI_CSIRO_Lferr_CH_V1, whole genome shotgun sequence:
- the LOC132030276 gene encoding probable serine/threonine-protein kinase PBL19 produces the protein MLKCFYIFKDKSRSRRGKSAPELSNERGGNNTDGNRVTRSTGSVSSARSIPEMYKEREHNLRVFTLSELKEATRNFNRMLKIGEGGFGSVYKGSILPPNGKGDPIIVAIKRLNTLGLQGHRQWIAEVQFLGVLEHPNLVKLLGYCATDGERGIQRLLVYEYMQNKSLEDHLFNRSVPVVPWTTRLKIILGAAQGMAYLHEGLEVQVIYRDFKSSNVLLDEDFNARLSDFGLAREGPAGDRSHVSTAPVGTLGYAAPEYVETGHLSVKSDIWSFGVVLYEILTGRRTLERNFPVVEQKLLDWVKQFPADSRRFSMIIDSRLRNDFSLVAARRIAKLADSCLNKNAKERPKMSEVVEILTQAVQESQETTSVEVTGAGPSRPMQLPSPKDLKKKTVAETARRMTPLAQA, from the exons ATGCTCAAGtgtttttacatatttaaagATAAATCAAGGTCACGTAGAGGGAAATCAGCACCAGAATTGAGTAATGAAAGAGGTGGTAATAATACAGATGGGAATAGGGTAACTAGGTCTACAGGTTCAGTTTCATCTGCTAGAAGTATACCAGAAATGTATAAAGAAAGAGAGCACAATTTGAGAGTTTTTACTCTATCAGAGCTTAAAGAGGCTACAAGGAATTTTAATAGGATGTTAAAGATTGGAGAAGGTGGTTTTGGTAGTGTATATAAAGGTTCAATTTTGCCTCCTAATGGGAAAGGTGATCCTATTATTGTTGCCATTAAGAGGTTAAACACACTTGGATTGCAG GGCCACCGACAATGGATTGCAGAAGTACAATTCCTCGGTGTCTTGGAGCACCCTAACCTTGTTAAACTTCTAGGATATTGCGCTACAGATGGGGAAAGAGGGATTCAACGCCTCTTGGTTTATGaatacatgcaaaataagaGCTTAGAGGATCATCTGTTCAACAGATCTGTGCCAGTAGTTCCTTGGACAACAAGATTGAAAATTATCCTTGGTGCCGCACAAGGGATGGCTTATCTGCATGAGGGACTAGAAGTCCAG GTGATATATCGAGATTTCAAGTCATCAAATGTGCTTCTGGATGAGGATTTTAATGCAAGGCTTTCAGATTTTGGGCTTGCAAGGGAAGGGCCAGCTGGTGACCGCTCTCATGTGTCTACAGCG CCGGTGGGGACTTTAGGATATGCTGCACCTGAATATGTGGAAACTGGACATCTATCGGTTAAGAGTGATATATGGAGCTTCGGTGTTGTCCTCTATGAGATCCTCACAGGCAGGCGAACTTTGGAACGGAACTTTCCTGTGGTGGAGCAGAAGCTTCTTGATTGGGTAAAACAATTTCCTGCTGATAGTAGAAGATTTAGCATGATAATTGACTCAAGGCTTCGAAACGACTTCTCACTTGTTGCTGCTAGGAGAATCGCAAAACTGGCTGATAGCTGCTTAAACAAGAACGCCAAAGAGCGGCCAAAAATGAGTGAAGTAGTTGAGATATTGACACAGGCAGTACAAGAATCACAAGAAACAACTTCGGTTGAAGTCACTGGTGCAGGTCCATCTAGGCCTATGCAACTTCCCTCGCCTAAAGATCTCAAAAAGAAGACCGTCGCTGAAACTGCACGACGAATGACCCCCTTAGCTCAG GCTTGA